A genomic window from Flavobacterium johnsoniae includes:
- a CDS encoding DUF6048 family protein, whose product MKHTLKFITSICLLFSVFLLQAQDVPEISKDKKDKKDTEVKTQKPQTETVKKEVQDVKKDSVVKTDRYGLRVGVDLYKLTRGLYDKDYKGIEFVGDWRLTKKYYLAAELGYEDKTTNDDRLTSSASGTYIKGGFDYNFYQNWLDMENLITIGMRGGFSTFNQELHSYKIYNPNPYWGELPEISKDQKYSGLTAGWLEVGLGLKAQVVRNVFVGFGVQLKLLVMNNEPSDFENLYIPGFNRTYDGSFGVGFNYTVSYFIPIYKKKTMASEVVKETAKKKK is encoded by the coding sequence ATGAAACACACGTTGAAGTTTATTACTAGTATTTGTTTATTATTTTCGGTATTTTTATTACAAGCTCAAGACGTACCAGAGATTTCAAAAGATAAAAAAGACAAAAAAGATACAGAAGTAAAAACCCAAAAACCGCAAACTGAAACTGTAAAAAAAGAGGTTCAGGATGTAAAAAAAGACAGCGTAGTAAAAACAGATCGCTATGGGCTTCGCGTAGGTGTAGATTTATACAAACTTACTCGCGGACTTTATGATAAAGATTATAAAGGAATTGAATTTGTTGGAGATTGGAGATTAACCAAAAAATACTATTTAGCAGCCGAATTAGGTTATGAAGATAAAACAACAAACGATGATAGATTAACTTCTTCGGCTTCTGGAACTTACATAAAAGGTGGATTTGATTATAACTTCTACCAAAACTGGCTGGATATGGAAAATCTTATCACGATTGGAATGCGAGGCGGCTTTAGTACTTTTAACCAAGAATTGCATAGCTATAAAATCTACAATCCGAATCCGTATTGGGGAGAACTTCCTGAAATATCTAAAGATCAAAAATATAGCGGTTTAACTGCTGGTTGGTTAGAAGTTGGTTTAGGACTGAAAGCGCAAGTTGTAAGAAACGTTTTTGTTGGTTTTGGAGTTCAGCTTAAGCTTTTGGTTATGAATAACGAACCTTCTGATTTTGAAAACCTATACATTCCAGGTTTTAACAGAACGTATGACGGAAGTTTTGGAGTTGGATTTAATTATACTGTTTCCTACTTTATTCCAATCTACAAAAAGAAAACAATGGCTTCTGAAGTAGTAAAAGAAACAGCTAAGAAGAAAAAATAG
- the rlmD gene encoding 23S rRNA (uracil(1939)-C(5))-methyltransferase RlmD, with protein MGRKNTDKVVFHQIQVLDAGAKGVSVAKAPDGKVIFIPNVVPGDVVDVQTFKKRKAYYEGKAVKFHELSDYRVDPICEHFGVCGGCKWQNMKYGQQLAFKQNEVKNHLQRIGKIELPEFEDILGSEKQFFYRNKMEFSFSNSRWLTEKEIGSTEDLGNRNALGFHIPKMWDKILDINKCHLQEDPSNAIRNEIRAFANENNLAFFNPREHSGLLRTVMIRTVSTGEIMVLIQFFEEDKANRELILDHLYEKFPQITSLQYVVNGKPNDTIYDQEVILYKGRNYILEEMEGLKFSINAKSFYQTNSDQAYELYKITREFAGLTGNETVYDLYTGTGTIAQFVSKKAKKVIGVESVPEAIIDAKANAERNNITNCEFFVGDMKVVFNEAFIAQHGKPDVIITDPPRDGMHKDVVEQILKIAPKKVVYVSCNSATQARDLALMDEKYKVTRVRPVDMFPQTHHVENVVLLELR; from the coding sequence ATGGGAAGAAAAAATACAGACAAAGTTGTCTTTCATCAAATTCAAGTTCTTGACGCTGGTGCAAAAGGCGTTTCAGTAGCCAAAGCACCTGACGGAAAAGTAATCTTTATTCCGAATGTGGTACCTGGAGATGTTGTGGACGTACAGACATTTAAAAAAAGAAAGGCTTATTACGAAGGTAAAGCCGTAAAATTTCATGAATTATCTGACTACAGAGTAGATCCGATTTGCGAACATTTTGGCGTTTGTGGAGGATGTAAATGGCAGAATATGAAGTATGGCCAACAGCTTGCTTTTAAACAAAATGAAGTTAAAAATCATTTGCAAAGAATAGGAAAAATCGAACTTCCAGAATTTGAAGATATTTTAGGTTCTGAAAAACAGTTTTTCTACAGAAATAAAATGGAATTTTCTTTTTCGAACAGCCGTTGGTTAACTGAAAAAGAAATTGGAAGCACTGAAGATTTAGGAAACAGAAATGCTTTAGGTTTTCATATTCCGAAAATGTGGGATAAAATTCTTGATATTAATAAATGTCATCTACAAGAAGATCCTTCTAATGCGATTCGTAACGAAATCAGAGCATTTGCAAATGAAAATAATCTTGCTTTTTTCAATCCGAGAGAACATTCTGGATTATTGAGAACCGTAATGATTCGTACAGTTTCTACTGGCGAGATTATGGTTTTAATTCAGTTTTTCGAAGAAGATAAAGCAAACAGAGAATTAATTCTAGATCATTTATACGAGAAATTCCCTCAAATTACTTCATTACAATATGTTGTAAACGGAAAACCAAACGATACAATTTACGATCAAGAAGTTATTCTTTATAAAGGAAGAAATTATATATTGGAAGAAATGGAAGGTTTAAAATTTAGTATTAATGCTAAATCTTTCTACCAAACTAATTCTGACCAAGCTTACGAATTATACAAAATTACGAGAGAATTTGCTGGCCTGACTGGAAACGAAACAGTTTACGATTTATACACAGGAACAGGAACAATTGCACAATTTGTATCGAAAAAAGCAAAAAAAGTAATCGGAGTAGAAAGTGTTCCTGAAGCAATTATTGACGCTAAAGCCAATGCAGAACGCAATAATATTACCAATTGTGAGTTTTTTGTTGGAGACATGAAGGTAGTCTTTAATGAAGCTTTTATTGCACAGCACGGAAAACCAGATGTTATTATAACAGATCCGCCTCGTGACGGAATGCATAAAGATGTTGTAGAACAAATTTTAAAAATTGCTCCAAAAAAAGTGGTTTATGTTAGCTGTAATTCTGCAACACAGGCACGTGACTTGGCTTTAATGGATGAAAAATACAAAGTAACGCGTGTTAGACCTGTTGATATGTTTCCGCAGACACATCATGTTGAAAATGTTGTACTTTTAGAACTTCGATAA
- a CDS encoding DUF6452 family protein has protein sequence MKKLVSLLLLFTFGLSSCEKDDICDANTPTTPRLVITFYYSDDPTVERKITNLTAVGEGKDVATGLTFAGVSKIQLPLKVNDSITTYRLIYNATSTIPAERNTDVLTINYSTQNVYVSRACGFKTIFNVKSIARTDPDGDTVWMSTVQLINPNIDSENETHVEVYY, from the coding sequence ATGAAAAAACTAGTCTCTCTGTTATTGCTTTTTACTTTTGGCTTATCTAGCTGCGAGAAAGATGATATCTGCGATGCCAATACACCAACTACACCTAGATTGGTTATTACATTTTACTATAGTGACGACCCAACTGTAGAAAGAAAAATAACAAATTTAACAGCTGTTGGTGAAGGTAAGGATGTAGCAACTGGACTTACTTTTGCAGGTGTAAGCAAAATACAATTACCATTAAAAGTTAATGACAGTATTACAACTTATAGATTAATTTATAACGCTACTAGTACCATTCCTGCAGAAAGAAATACAGATGTTTTGACTATTAATTATAGTACTCAAAATGTATATGTATCGAGAGCTTGCGGTTTTAAAACTATTTTTAATGTAAAGTCAATTGCTCGTACAGACCCAGATGGAGACACCGTTTGGATGTCTACAGTTCAATTAATTAACCCAAATATCGACTCTGAAAATGAAACACACGTTGAAGTTTATTACTAG